The Plantactinospora sp. KBS50 sequence TACGCCCATCAGGAACTGGCGTTCGAGGACGTTCTCGCGGCGCTGGCCGAGCGACACCCGCAGGAGCGGCCGGGCGGCGCGCTGTTCGAGGTCATGCTGGTGATGCAGGAGGAGATCCGGGTCGCCGGCCCGGCCGACGGGTTGCGCTTCGCGCCGTACGCCCCCGCCAGCGACGTACTCACCCCGGCCGTGGTGGTGACGACCTGCGAGTTCCTGCTCAACGTCGCGCCCCGGGACGGCGAACTGGTGCTGACCATGCAGTACCGGCCGGCGGTGACCGACGGGGCCACCGCGGCGGCGCTGCTGGCCGACGTCGCCGCCCGGCTGGCCGCGGTGCCCGACTGGGCGGGCGGCACCGGCGTCCGGCCGGGAGCGGACTGATGGCCTGCGGCGCGCACCGCACCCGCTACCGGCGGCTGTGGCGGCTGCCGACGGCCCGGGTCAGCGGTGCCGCGGCGGCGGCGACGCTGGCCGGTGCCGCGCTGGGCGCCGCGCTGGCCCCGCCCGCGCTGCCGGCCGCCGTGCTGGCGCTGGGCACCGCCGGCATCGGGACGTACGCCTACCGGGGCCGCGCCCGGCTGGCGATGGAACGCCGGCTGGTCCGGGCGCTGAGCGCCGCCGCGCCGGGCTGCCCGGGCGAGGTGGCGGTCGCCGGCCTGGCCGGGCCGGTGCACGCCCGGGTCCGCTCCGACGGCGTCACCGAGATCGAGGCCGAGTCCTGGCTGGACGCGGTCCGCGGGCTGGGGTACGTGCTGGCCCGGGACCGGGGCTTCCAACTGGACCTGCTGCGCCGTACCGCCGCCGGTCGGCTGGCCCAGGTGTGCGGCAAGGTCGCGCTGCCCAGCGACCGGCAGTACCGGGCGCTGGACCTGGCGCCGGCCGCGACCCGGGCGGCCGGGGAACTGGCGGCGCCGGAGCGGGACCTGCTGGACGCCTTCGCCGGCGGCGTCAACGCGGCGTGGGAGCGGCACGGTCCGCCGTTCGAGTGCCGGTTCCTGGCCTACCGGCCGGCGCCCTGGGTTCCGGCGGACAGCCTGCTGGTCGCGCTGCTGATGTACCACTCGCTGTCCTGGACCGAGTCGGCCAAGCGCGCCGAGGCGGTCACCCGGCAGGTGCTGCCGCCGGCCGTCGCCGACTTCCTCCTGCCCGGCCCGGCCGATTCCGCGTCGCCGGCGACGTCCCGCGGGCCGGCCGACCGCACGGTGCCGGCGGGGCTGGCCGAGTTGCGCGCGGCCGAGGTCGAGGCCGGTGTGGCCGAGACGCTGGTGCAGGTCGACCGCGGTACGGCCGGCTCCAACTGCTGGGTCCGCTCCGGCGGCCCCGAAGACACCCCCGCCGGGCCGGCGGAACCGGGCGCCGCCGGGGGTCCGGTGGAACCCGGCGGCCCGGTCCTGGCCGGCGACCTGCACCTGCCGCTGGCCATGCCGAACCTGCTGTACGAGGTGGACCTGCGCTGGTCCGGCGGGCAGGTGCGGGGGCTGATCGCGGCCGGCCTGCCGGTGGTGCTGGTCGGCAGCAACGGCCGGCTGGCCTGGGGGGTGACGAACCTCGGCGCGGACGTGCTGGACCTCGTCCCGGTCACCGGCCGGCCCGAGACCCGGACCGAACGCATCCAGGTGCGCGGCCGGCCGGCCGTACCGGTCGAGGTGGCGCGGGTCGGCGCGCTGCCGGTCGCGCAGCGACCGCTGCTGGGTCGCCCGGTGGCGCTGGACTGGGCCGGGTACGACCCCCGCAGCCTGGACCTGCGCTTTCAGCGGCTGGTCGGCGCGGCCTCGGTGGCCGACGGCGTCGCCGTGCTGGACGACGCGCACGGCATCGCGTTGAACGTGCTGCTCACCGACGTCTCCGGCCGGATGGCGCACCTGGCGACCGGCCTGCTGCCGCGCCGTCCCGCGGGCGCCGACCCCGATCGGGACGCGGGCGTACCGGGGCGACCCGGCGGCTCCGGCTACCTGACCGGCCCGCAGCGACCCCGGCTGCTCGACCCGGCCGCCGGGTTCCTGGTCTCGGCCAACGACGCGGCGCTGCCGCAGCAACCCTTCCGGATCGGGTACGACCCCGACCCCGGTCACCGGGCGCGGCGGCTGCGGGACCTGCTGGCCGGGGCGGTCGGCACCGGCCCGGCCATGCGGGAACTCCAGCACGACCTGGCCGCCGAGGCGTACCGGGACTACCGGGACCTGGCCGTGCCGGCGCTGCGCGGCCGCAACGACCGGCTGGCCGACCTGCTCGCCGGCTGGGACGGCACCGCGGACGCCGGCTCGCGGGCCTTCGGGGTGCTGGTCCTGTTGCGACAGATCCTGGCCCGGCAGGTGCTCACGCCGTACCTGGCGGCCTGCCACGCGCACGACCCGACGTACCGGTACCCGTACCAGATGCTGGACCGCCCGGTGCTGGCCATCCTGCGCCGGCGCGACCCGGCGCTGCTGCCCCGCGCGGCCGAGGCCGGCGGCTGGGACGCGTTCGTGGCCGGCTGCGCCGAGCGGGCGGCCGGGCTGGCCGCCGCGGCCGGCCGCGGCGGCGGAGCGTGGCGCCGGCTGCCGCCCGTGCTGTCGCGGTGGGTGCCGCCCGCCCGCCGGCCGCCGCGGTGGGGCCGGCTCAACGCGGTCGGCCTGCGGCACCCGCTGGCGGCGCTGGCACCCTGGTCGGCCGGGCTGCTCGGGGTGGAGCCCAGGCCGCAGCCGGGTGCGCTGCACGTCGTGCGGACCTGCGTACCCGGCTTCGGCTCGGTCGGCCGGGCCGTGCTGACGCCCGGCCGGGACGGGTTCGCCGCGGTGGACCTGCCGGGCGGGCAGTCGGGCCACCCGCTGAGCCCGCACTTCGCCGACCGGCACGCGGAGTGGTCCGGTGCGCCGCCGCGGCCCCGGCGACCGCCGCGGGTGGCGTGCCGGTACGAGCTGCGGCCGGCGGACGGCCCCGGCGGTGATCCGGCCGTCCGGCCCGTGGCAGCACCCGTTGTCGGCAAGGGAGAGGCGGCAAGATGACGAAGAACCCCTGGTTTCCGTTCGGCACCCGGCCCGAGGCGCCGGTGCGGCTGCTGACACTTCCGCACGCCGGCGCCGGTGCCGCGGTGTTCCGCTCCTGGGGCAGGGCATCCCCGAGCCGGTGCGGGTCTGCCCGATCCAGCCGCCGGGCCGGGAGAACCGCAAGACCGAGCCGCTGTTCACCCGGGTCGGGCCGCTGGTGCGGGAACTGGCCGGCGAGATCACCGCCGCGGTGCGGTCGCCGTACGCCATCCTCGGGCACAGCACCGGCGCGCTGTGCGCCTTCGAGGTCATCCGCGAGCTTGCCCGCACCGGCGGCCCGCTGCCGGTGCACCTGTTCGTCTGCGGCCGGCCGGCGCCGCAGCATCCGCTGACCCCCAGCGACCTGGCCGGGATGTCCGTGCCGGAGCTGGAGACGTTCCTGCGGGATCTGGAGGGCACGCCGGAGGCGATCCTGTCCGACCACGGGCTGCTGAAATGGATGCAGCCGCTGCTGGCCGCCGACTTCGCGGTCAACGAGCACTACACCTTCGAACCCGACCGGCCGCTGGACATCCCGATCACCGCTTTCGGCGGCCGTACCGATCCGGTGGCCAGCGAGGAGCTGATGGCGGCCTGGAAGGAACAGACCACCGCCGACTTCGCGCTGCACCTGCTCGACGGCGGCCACTTCGCGATCTTCGACGAGGCGCCGCGGGTGCACGCCGAGATCGCCGCCGCGCTGCGGGACGAGGCGTCGCGGGACGTGGCGTCGCGGGACGGGCGAGCGTCGCGGGACGGGGGCGCGTCGCGGGACGGGGGCGCGTCGCGGGACGCGGCCGGGGCGGAGGCCGGGCGATGATCCTCTCCGCGGCGGGACGAAAGATGGCCAGCCCGTCCGGGCTGCGCAGCATCATGGAGGACATCGCCACCACCACCGCCAACTCGGTGGGCGAGCGGTGGCTGAACCTCGGCGTCGGCAACCCGGCCGCCATCCCCGAGGTGACCGGGACCTGGCAGCGGCTGACCGGCGAGGCGCTGGCCGCCGACTTCGCCGAGGTGAGCTGCCGGTACGGCGCCTCGCGCGGCAATCAGGACCTCGTCGAGGCGGTGGTGCGCTACTTCGGGGAGCGCTACGGCTGGGACATCGGCCCGGGCAACGTGGTGGTCGGCCCGGGTAGCCAACTGCTCTGCTTCATCGCCGCGGCCCTGTTCACCGGCGCCGGGGCGCCCCGACCGGCGAACCTGGTGCTGCCGATGGTGCCGGACTACACCGGGTACCAGGGCCTCGGCCTCACCCCGGACGGGATCGTCGGCGTGGAGGCGGCGCTGCACCACGACGGCGACCGGTCCTTCGGCTACCGGTTCGACCTCGCCGCCCTGAACCGGCGCGACGACCTCGGGCTGCTGATGCTCTCCAGCCCGGGCAACCCGACCGGCCGCAGCCTGACCACCGCCGAACGGGACGAGCTGATCGACATCGCGGCCCACCGGGACGTACCGCTGCTGATCGACCATGCCTACGGCGAGCCGTTTCCGGGCATCGGCGACGGAACCGCGGCGCCGCGCCCGCACGACAACG is a genomic window containing:
- a CDS encoding penicillin acylase family protein, encoding MACGAHRTRYRRLWRLPTARVSGAAAAATLAGAALGAALAPPALPAAVLALGTAGIGTYAYRGRARLAMERRLVRALSAAAPGCPGEVAVAGLAGPVHARVRSDGVTEIEAESWLDAVRGLGYVLARDRGFQLDLLRRTAAGRLAQVCGKVALPSDRQYRALDLAPAATRAAGELAAPERDLLDAFAGGVNAAWERHGPPFECRFLAYRPAPWVPADSLLVALLMYHSLSWTESAKRAEAVTRQVLPPAVADFLLPGPADSASPATSRGPADRTVPAGLAELRAAEVEAGVAETLVQVDRGTAGSNCWVRSGGPEDTPAGPAEPGAAGGPVEPGGPVLAGDLHLPLAMPNLLYEVDLRWSGGQVRGLIAAGLPVVLVGSNGRLAWGVTNLGADVLDLVPVTGRPETRTERIQVRGRPAVPVEVARVGALPVAQRPLLGRPVALDWAGYDPRSLDLRFQRLVGAASVADGVAVLDDAHGIALNVLLTDVSGRMAHLATGLLPRRPAGADPDRDAGVPGRPGGSGYLTGPQRPRLLDPAAGFLVSANDAALPQQPFRIGYDPDPGHRARRLRDLLAGAVGTGPAMRELQHDLAAEAYRDYRDLAVPALRGRNDRLADLLAGWDGTADAGSRAFGVLVLLRQILARQVLTPYLAACHAHDPTYRYPYQMLDRPVLAILRRRDPALLPRAAEAGGWDAFVAGCAERAAGLAAAAGRGGGAWRRLPPVLSRWVPPARRPPRWGRLNAVGLRHPLAALAPWSAGLLGVEPRPQPGALHVVRTCVPGFGSVGRAVLTPGRDGFAAVDLPGGQSGHPLSPHFADRHAEWSGAPPRPRRPPRVACRYELRPADGPGGDPAVRPVAAPVVGKGEAAR
- a CDS encoding thioesterase II family protein; protein product: MRVCPIQPPGRENRKTEPLFTRVGPLVRELAGEITAAVRSPYAILGHSTGALCAFEVIRELARTGGPLPVHLFVCGRPAPQHPLTPSDLAGMSVPELETFLRDLEGTPEAILSDHGLLKWMQPLLAADFAVNEHYTFEPDRPLDIPITAFGGRTDPVASEELMAAWKEQTTADFALHLLDGGHFAIFDEAPRVHAEIAAALRDEASRDVASRDGRASRDGGASRDGGASRDAAGAEAGR
- a CDS encoding aminotransferase class I/II-fold pyridoxal phosphate-dependent enzyme, whose product is MILSAAGRKMASPSGLRSIMEDIATTTANSVGERWLNLGVGNPAAIPEVTGTWQRLTGEALAADFAEVSCRYGASRGNQDLVEAVVRYFGERYGWDIGPGNVVVGPGSQLLCFIAAALFTGAGAPRPANLVLPMVPDYTGYQGLGLTPDGIVGVEAALHHDGDRSFGYRFDLAALNRRDDLGLLMLSSPGNPTGRSLTTAERDELIDIAAHRDVPLLIDHAYGEPFPGIGDGTAAPRPHDNVINCFTLSKAGLPGERIGFAVGPERYIGPMVSFVANAALHAPQLVQATVARALSSGTLDELVSTAIRPFYAQRRKTVEKLLFDTLPTDVAWRLHASQGGFFCWLSVDEPWFDDLAFYQALKRKRVFVVPGRHFFTDPSGGGPLGAHPRRCFRVSISAELTALTDGIGRMAQALAEAGRDGLAPADKGQPG